A genomic window from Sporosarcina sp. Marseille-Q4063 includes:
- a CDS encoding SDR family oxidoreductase — translation MGTHFFTGFPGFIASQLIKGLIKKDKLKKLYVLVQESQLAQAAESIKVIFQELNVTLPFEIISGDITLNNLGMKEKELTKIQAETITMWHLAAIYDLAVKKEIAWKVNVEGTKMVCDFVRSHPSISQFIYFSTAYVAGTREGKILETELIRPDAFKNHYEETKFEAECIVEQLKGDGIVTIIRPGIVRGHSITGETIKFDGPYFFMNMIDKLKWMPIIPYVGKSDAHINVVPIDYIIDAAIYLVNHGPALDKTLHLTDPSPHLVEKVYGAMVKELTGKEPKGRFPRTLAEKGLSWKQLQRKLGVEVETLDYLTWNAIFDTTIAEELLKNSGIQCADFIASIPSMSKFYNENKHRAEFHIPIY, via the coding sequence ATGGGGACACATTTTTTTACCGGATTTCCGGGTTTTATCGCAAGCCAATTAATTAAGGGGTTAATTAAAAAAGATAAGTTGAAAAAATTGTACGTACTCGTTCAAGAAAGTCAACTAGCTCAAGCTGCCGAAAGCATTAAAGTTATTTTCCAGGAGTTAAATGTAACACTTCCATTTGAAATTATTTCGGGTGATATTACGTTAAATAATTTAGGGATGAAAGAAAAAGAACTAACTAAAATTCAAGCCGAAACGATAACAATGTGGCATCTTGCGGCGATTTATGATCTTGCCGTCAAGAAGGAAATTGCTTGGAAGGTTAATGTAGAAGGGACGAAAATGGTCTGCGATTTTGTCCGTTCACACCCCTCAATTTCCCAATTTATCTATTTCAGTACAGCGTATGTCGCAGGGACTCGTGAAGGAAAGATTCTTGAAACAGAACTTATACGTCCGGACGCTTTTAAAAATCATTACGAAGAAACAAAATTTGAAGCAGAATGCATCGTCGAACAATTAAAGGGCGATGGCATAGTTACAATTATTCGTCCAGGAATTGTAAGAGGGCATTCAATAACGGGTGAAACAATAAAGTTTGACGGGCCTTATTTTTTCATGAATATGATTGATAAGCTAAAATGGATGCCAATCATACCTTATGTAGGAAAATCAGATGCACATATAAATGTCGTGCCTATTGATTATATTATTGATGCCGCCATCTATCTTGTGAATCATGGACCAGCACTAGATAAAACCCTTCATTTGACAGATCCATCTCCACATTTAGTCGAGAAAGTTTACGGAGCAATGGTGAAAGAATTAACCGGCAAGGAACCGAAAGGAAGATTCCCTCGTACACTGGCAGAGAAGGGGCTAAGCTGGAAACAGTTGCAACGCAAATTAGGTGTAGAAGTAGAAACCCTTGATTATTTAACATGGAATGCAATTTTTGATACGACAATCGCAGAAGAATTATTAAAAAATAGCGGCATTCAATGTGCTGATTTTATTGCTTCAATCCCATCAATGTCAAAGTTTTATAATGAAAATAAACATAGAGCGGAATTTCATATTCCAATCTATTAA
- a CDS encoding TerC family protein produces the protein MEAILLEYAWVLAVLIVLEGLLAADNAVVMAVMVKHLPRLQQKKALFYGLLGAFVFRFAALFMITFLVNIWQIQALGAAYLLFISIKNIYDQRKKDKHGDDLTKPRKQSGFWMTVFKVELADIAFALDSMLAAVALAVTLPELGNFDIGGINGGQFLVMLMGGIIGLIIMRFAARQFVVLLEKYPSLETAAFLIVGWVGVKLVVLTLSHEKLQILNTAFPHSTLWKTTFWVVLVGIALYGYFIGVSNDRKNRKA, from the coding sequence TTGGAAGCAATATTATTGGAATATGCATGGGTACTTGCGGTACTTATTGTTCTTGAAGGACTATTAGCTGCGGATAATGCGGTAGTAATGGCTGTAATGGTAAAGCATTTACCAAGATTACAACAAAAGAAAGCATTGTTTTACGGGCTCTTGGGTGCATTCGTTTTTCGTTTTGCAGCTTTGTTCATGATTACTTTTCTCGTTAACATTTGGCAAATCCAAGCACTTGGAGCAGCCTATCTATTATTTATTTCCATAAAAAATATTTATGATCAAAGGAAAAAAGATAAGCACGGTGATGACTTAACGAAACCGCGTAAACAATCAGGTTTTTGGATGACGGTATTTAAGGTCGAATTAGCAGATATCGCATTTGCTTTAGACTCAATGTTAGCTGCTGTCGCACTTGCGGTAACCCTTCCAGAATTGGGGAATTTCGATATTGGCGGAATCAACGGTGGTCAGTTCCTTGTTATGTTAATGGGTGGTATAATTGGTTTAATTATTATGCGTTTTGCCGCGCGTCAGTTTGTTGTGTTATTGGAAAAATACCCATCCCTTGAAACAGCAGCTTTTCTCATAGTGGGCTGGGTGGGCGTTAAATTAGTCGTCTTGACATTGTCTCATGAAAAACTACAAATTCTTAATACAGCATTTCCGCATTCAACACTTTGGAAGACGACATTCTGGGTTGTTCTTGTTGGAATTGCACTGTACGGCTATTTCATAGGCGTCAGTAATGACCGGAAAAATAGAAAAGCGTAA